The following proteins come from a genomic window of Nicotiana tomentosiformis chromosome 12, ASM39032v3, whole genome shotgun sequence:
- the LOC138902427 gene encoding uncharacterized protein gives MDDMSGIRKDNAAHAKNVETSDGRSTLAQNDLVLRLELELQGELEQPDVELSEGYKPPKFEMFDGTGDPKVHLRIYCDKLIGVGKDERIRMKLFMRSLTGDALSCYISQNPKKWVNWVSMALYLMDRFRFNTENAPDVFYIQNLKKKPTETFREYATRWRSEAAKIRPALEKEHMNKFFVRTQDPQYYERLMVIENHKFSDIIKLGEKIEEGIKSGMVANFEGLQDINKALQSGDIYKEKEVGDVMVAQGPKSPLTYQTPPPTYQPSPPRYPQPATTYHTYNTQPAYYHSPPARQNY, from the exons atggatgacatgagtggtatcaggaaagataACGCTGCGCATGCgaaaaatgttgaaacttcagatggtcggagtactcTGGCACAGAATGATTTGGTTCTACGGTTGGAACTGGAAttgcaaggggaacttgagcag ccagacgtAGAACTGTCGGAGGGTTATAaacctcctaagtttgagatGTTTGACGGAACAGGTGACCCAAAGGTGCATCTAAGGATATACTGTGACAAGCTCATAGGAGTTGGAAAGGATGAAAGGATTcgcatgaagttgttcatgagaaGTCTCACTGGGGACGCCCTATCTTGTTACATTAGTCAAAATCccaagaagtgggttaattgggtaagcatggcattgTATTTAATGGATCGATTCAGGTTTAATACGGAGAATGCACCAGACGTGTTCTACAtacagaatctcaagaagaagccaactgAGACTTTCCGTgagtatgctactcgatggagATCAGAAGCCGCGAAAATAAGGCCGGCATTGGAAAAAGAGCACATGAACAAGTTCTTCGTCCGAACCCAGGATCCACAAtactatgaaaggttgatggttatcGAGAACCAcaaattctccgacatcatcaagctaGGGGAAAAGATTGAGGAAGGGATCAAGAGCGGAATGGTAGCTAATTTTGAGGGATTACAGGATATAAACAAAGCATTGCAATCAGGGGATATATACAAGGAGAAAGAAGTAGGGgatgtgatggtagcccaaggtccaaaatctcctcttacataccaaacacctccacccacatatcagccttcacctcccagatatccACAACCCGCCACTacttaccacacttataacacccagccagcatattatcactcacctccagcccgccaaaactattAG